The following proteins are co-located in the Vidua macroura isolate BioBank_ID:100142 chromosome 37, ASM2450914v1, whole genome shotgun sequence genome:
- the LOC128821235 gene encoding uncharacterized protein LOC128821235 gives MTSSDPKLPQVNLLKASGDIKRPKNGVKCPKVGGSAWLTRAAVLPPCAQSAILQPFTKALPRPPSWKCLGWDAFDLLKMVLKKIKREIRIRSPVSSTATRVPASGKLAAKREEGPRDDTKWPFSASQPSDHQGGRVASRPSPAVQRSHEDGLRLFRRTGTLNQGNRRVLRSSVTISLQDEDLTRVPAGFLGPLHNCRDTTVLILEDSFNTPNEITILPEATLDKTIKAIKAAGLQIAEEKIQFSAPWRYLGFLITGRTVTPQTLTINEDPKTLRDLQQLRRRPRLTARADTCRAGSPATGCCCSEVSPGTPRGPDPSRELHGVG, from the exons atgacttcaagtgaccccaaattacCTCAAGTCAACTTGctcaaggcctcaggtgacatCAAGAGACCAAAAAATGGCGTCAAATG cccaaaGGTGGGTGGCAGCGCCTGGCTGACACGGGCGGcagtgctgccgccttgtgcCCAGAGTGCGATACTGCAGCCCTTCACCAAGGCCCTCCCACGGCCACCATCCTGGAAGTGTCTCGGCTGGGACGCTTTTGATCTTCTCAAAatggtgttaaaaaaaataaagcgGGAAATTCGCATTAG ATCACCAGTTTCATCTACAGCAACAAGGGTACCAGCCAGCGGGAAACTGGCGGCGAAGCGCGAGGAAGGGCCGCGCGACGACACCAAGTGGCCCTTCTCAGCATCCCAGCCTTCCGACCATCAGGGAGGACGAGTGGCCTCGCGGCCAAGTCCAGCAGTTCAGCGCAGCCACGAGGACGGACTCCGCCTCTTCCGCCGGACAGGTACCCTAAATCAGGGCAATCGTCGGGTCCTCCGCAGCAGCGTCACCATCTCTCTCCAGGATGAGGACCTGACGAGAGTTCCTGCTGGGTTCCTGGGCCCCCTCCACAACTGTCGGGACACCACCGTGCTCATCTTAGAAGACTCCTTCAACACGCCGAATGAAATCACCATCTTACCTGAG GCAACACTGGACAAGACTATTAAGGCTATCaaagctgcagggctccagatAGCGGAAGAGAAGATCCAATTCTCAGCACCATGGAGGTACCTCGGATTCCTCATCACGGGAAGGACAGTGACACCACAGACACTGACCATCAACGAGGATCCGAAGACTCTGCGagaccttcagcagct GCGACGGAGACCTCGCCTCACCGCGCGAGCTGACACCTGCCGCGCGGGAAGCCCTGCAACGGGTTGCTGTTGCTCTGAAGTCTCGCCAGGCACACCGCGTGGTCCGGACCCTTCCCGTGAACTTCACGGTGTTGGGTAA